The following are encoded together in the Variovorax sp. PBS-H4 genome:
- a CDS encoding ABC transporter substrate-binding protein encodes MSLTSSRSFSLCAAAALALAVHAPVAAQTIKLGLSVPLSGAGANWGKGGEWLCQQAAAEIAKEGGVKVSGKVYNFECVAYDNKYNAADGTRVAQTLLSRDKVRFIGGSLGTAPVRALQSRTERESVLLFTVAWGASIKGPQYPLTFTQMNTPNEISLPLVRQITRSQPQIKTVALLNPNDATGQETEQIARKAWAAAGVKVVSSDWYERGSSEFQPIATKLSAQKPDAVDLCASPPSDAGLVFKELSALGWNGVKVVEVGTGAEGLLATGGTAVEGAYLGAAVTFDGPQVTLRQRALNEGARALLGESLNAVQIGFYDSVKALRAAMEKAQSVEPEAVAKMLPSVTFDSFYGKSAFGGKETYGTPQQMLVPVIVTQVRSGKLVEVARLVPQELRVRGVQ; translated from the coding sequence CTGTCTGGCGCCGGAGCCAACTGGGGAAAGGGCGGCGAGTGGCTGTGCCAACAGGCTGCCGCGGAGATCGCCAAAGAAGGCGGCGTAAAGGTCTCCGGTAAGGTCTATAACTTCGAGTGCGTCGCCTACGACAACAAGTACAACGCTGCCGACGGTACCCGTGTAGCACAGACACTACTGAGCAGGGATAAGGTGCGTTTCATCGGCGGCAGCCTGGGCACAGCGCCGGTGCGGGCGCTGCAGTCGCGCACCGAACGTGAGAGCGTGCTGCTGTTCACCGTGGCCTGGGGTGCCAGTATCAAGGGACCGCAATACCCGCTGACGTTCACTCAGATGAACACGCCGAACGAAATCTCGTTGCCGCTGGTGCGCCAGATCACGCGGTCCCAACCGCAAATCAAGACCGTGGCTCTGCTCAATCCCAACGATGCTACCGGTCAGGAGACTGAGCAGATCGCCCGGAAGGCCTGGGCTGCAGCAGGCGTCAAGGTCGTCTCCAGCGACTGGTACGAACGCGGCAGTTCGGAGTTCCAGCCCATCGCCACCAAGCTCAGTGCGCAGAAGCCTGATGCCGTCGACCTTTGCGCCAGTCCGCCGTCCGATGCCGGCCTGGTGTTCAAGGAGCTTTCTGCCCTCGGCTGGAACGGCGTGAAGGTCGTCGAGGTCGGCACCGGCGCCGAGGGCCTTCTGGCCACCGGCGGCACTGCAGTGGAGGGCGCTTACCTCGGCGCCGCGGTCACGTTCGATGGTCCTCAGGTGACGCTGCGGCAAAGAGCGCTCAACGAGGGTGCACGTGCGTTGCTGGGCGAGTCCCTTAATGCGGTGCAGATCGGCTTCTACGATTCCGTCAAGGCACTCAGAGCTGCCATGGAGAAGGCCCAAAGCGTCGAACCCGAAGCAGTCGCGAAGATGCTGCCATCGGTGACCTTCGACTCTTTCTACGGAAAGTCTGCATTCGGCGGTAAGGAAACCTACGGCACGCCGCAGCAAATGTTGGTGCCGGTGATCGTGACCCAGGTCCGGAGCGGCAAGCTTGTGGAGGTCGCACGCTTGGTCCCGCAAGAGTTGCGCGTCCGCGGCGTCCAGTAA
- a CDS encoding branched-chain amino acid ABC transporter permease — protein sequence MQNLVQLLLTTLQIGAVVILFALGLTLIFGVLRIVNFAHGQFFTLSALVVGVCVPLLVRSGLPVALAYVVAVMAGIAVATALGMLVYQWGFRRLERDMIGSFILSTGVVLLLEGIFLEVFGGAVRPVPPLVQGNVEWLGFTVAAQRLLLCAIALALTVGLALLLTATRFGRSLRAVAIDHEAAMLQGIPYRKIALRGFLLATLIGALAGALTAPISAVSPTLGDAYLVKGFMAVVIGGLGSVGGAILGSLLISAIETFGGFLFDPSAASLATFVLVMFILLIKPKGLLGHG from the coding sequence CTGCAGAACCTAGTGCAACTGCTGCTGACGACGCTGCAGATCGGTGCGGTGGTGATCCTGTTCGCGCTCGGGCTGACGCTGATCTTCGGTGTGCTTCGCATTGTCAATTTCGCTCACGGCCAGTTCTTCACACTCTCGGCGCTGGTGGTGGGCGTGTGCGTGCCGCTGTTGGTGCGCAGCGGTCTGCCTGTCGCGCTTGCGTACGTCGTCGCCGTCATGGCGGGGATCGCCGTCGCCACGGCGCTTGGCATGTTGGTATACCAGTGGGGTTTTCGCCGACTCGAGCGCGACATGATCGGCTCGTTCATTCTTTCCACAGGGGTGGTGTTGCTGCTGGAGGGCATCTTCCTGGAAGTCTTCGGAGGCGCCGTGCGGCCGGTCCCCCCGCTGGTGCAAGGCAATGTGGAGTGGCTCGGTTTTACGGTGGCCGCGCAGCGATTGTTGCTCTGCGCCATCGCACTGGCGCTCACCGTGGGGCTCGCACTCCTCCTGACGGCCACCCGCTTCGGCCGCTCGCTTCGTGCGGTCGCGATCGATCATGAGGCCGCCATGCTGCAGGGTATTCCTTACCGGAAGATTGCCTTGCGCGGCTTTTTGCTGGCCACGTTGATCGGCGCCCTGGCCGGTGCGCTGACCGCGCCGATCTCAGCCGTGTCCCCGACCCTGGGCGACGCCTACCTGGTCAAGGGCTTCATGGCCGTGGTCATCGGCGGCCTGGGTAGCGTGGGCGGCGCCATCCTCGGCAGCTTGCTGATCTCTGCGATCGAGACCTTCGGGGGCTTCCTGTTCGATCCGTCCGCCGCCAGTCTCGCCACTTTTGTGCTCGTGATGTTCATCTTGTTGATCAAACCCAAAGGATTGCTCGGTCATGGATAA